TCCGTTCCCGGAGCAACCCCAGAAGTCTATCCGATGTTCGGGGGTGCTCACGACCACAGTGTGACGGCCGGGTGTGTCGCGCACGGGAGGTGCCCAGGAGGCGCGCGGCGGGTCCCCCGTGGAACGACGGCGGCCCGCCTCCTCGTGGAGACGGGCCGTGACGGACGGACGGGGTCAGGCCCGGGCGGTCAGGGTGACGACGACCGCTTCGGGCCGGACGGCGAACCGCACCGGGGCGTAGATCGACGTCCCGAGTCCGGCGGAGACGTTCAGCCAGGACCAGTGCGTCCGGTTCTGCCACTGGTGCAGGCCGCTCGCGTACCGGCGCGGCAGGTCCGAGTTCGTCACGAGTGCGCCGACCCCGGGGACCGCGACCTGGCCGCCGTGCGTGTGCCCGGCGAACACGATGTCGGCGCCCTGCGTCACGAAGGCGTCGAGCACACGTCGGTACGGCGCGTGTGTCACGCCGATGGACACGGGGGAGGGGCCGGTCTCGTCCTCGGACCAGGGCACCTCGGAGCGCATCTCGTCGACGTTCGCCGGCAGGAGGTCGAGACGGTCCCAGTCTCGGTGCGCGTCGGACGTGCCGAACAGCTCGAAGCGGGAGCCACGGACCTCGACGGCGCGGGCGTGGTCGTTGAGGTCGAGCCAGCCGAGCGACTCGAAGAACGCCGTCTGCCGGTCCACGTCGAGCTTCGCCGGCTGGGCGTCCGCGCGCAGGCTGCTCGGACCGGTGAGGTACTTCGCCGGGTTCCGGGGCGACGGCGCGTAGACGTCGTTCGACCCGTAGACGAAGGCACCGGGGATGCCGCGGAACGGTTCGAGGGCGTACTCGACCGCGGCGTTCGCGGTCTCATGGCCCAGGTTGTCGCCGGTGTTCACGATGAAGTCCGGCTCGACCAGGCTGAGGTCGCGGATCCACTGCTGCTTGTCGGCCTGCCACGGGGCCATGTGGATGTCGGACAGGTGCAGGACCGTCACGTCGCGGGAGCCGACCGGCAGGACCGGGACCGTCTCCCAGCGGATGCCGAACCGCCGACGCTCGACGAGGGCACCCCAGGCTGCGGTGGCGGCTCCGACCGCGGCACCGGCGGCGAGGACGCCGAGGGCACCGCGGCCGCGCGTCATCGGCAGTCCTTCGGGGCCTTGCC
The sequence above is drawn from the Curtobacterium sp. L6-1 genome and encodes:
- a CDS encoding metallophosphoesterase; this translates as MTRGRGALGVLAAGAAVGAATAAWGALVERRRFGIRWETVPVLPVGSRDVTVLHLSDIHMAPWQADKQQWIRDLSLVEPDFIVNTGDNLGHETANAAVEYALEPFRGIPGAFVYGSNDVYAPSPRNPAKYLTGPSSLRADAQPAKLDVDRQTAFFESLGWLDLNDHARAVEVRGSRFELFGTSDAHRDWDRLDLLPANVDEMRSEVPWSEDETGPSPVSIGVTHAPYRRVLDAFVTQGADIVFAGHTHGGQVAVPGVGALVTNSDLPRRYASGLHQWQNRTHWSWLNVSAGLGTSIYAPVRFAVRPEAVVVTLTARA